A window from Candidatus Eremiobacterota bacterium encodes these proteins:
- a CDS encoding carboxypeptidase-like regulatory domain-containing protein: MKKLLVGLLVFMVLSALVLSGCGGGSGGGGSVGYSGGGGSTANPSTSGSTTTFTGTKGYVYTVSSGKAASSQIIVLPTNSSVPSGFTPAVGYTVRSATNSLISTITDAKGYFDLSTSSETAVSQDGEGVVVEDPATGTSTSPICFPIMRDPMALSELTDVRIVPPFDTTQNSWSLIASAYEMFFLIGRSGDTWHPVSDSVTWSVSDENLGSFVENYGLFKSSTDLSTTTTGTVKATCSDSTFSLSLKVVAISDLGSIEGTVKDESGNAVPWVMVSAVPSSTATSTVDKSSRSQHFHQFPYYSRFMAMTDKDGAYTISYVPPDTYTVKVSSYYGSGLAEDTVTVAAGKNHKDFTVSSVSAYITGVVNYDKYAYKPGDTMKVQVVLWNKGGSSVDINYTKVDFALKYCARPAKTSTTSTTVPEPVTVAAASDTTGGTATVPKYGKTLIPTSTVSLAIPSDQATDGYFYLEGTVTTTPSIKVEPWYVKITSSGPSPTPSPTATVSPSPSPTASASPSPSPSSTASKAPSRKG, from the coding sequence ATGAAAAAGCTTCTGGTCGGGTTACTTGTGTTCATGGTGCTGTCGGCCCTTGTCCTATCGGGCTGCGGCGGCGGCAGCGGCGGCGGAGGGAGCGTCGGCTACAGCGGCGGAGGCGGCTCCACCGCGAATCCTTCCACTTCTGGAAGCACGACGACCTTCACCGGCACCAAGGGCTATGTTTACACCGTATCAAGCGGGAAAGCCGCATCAAGCCAGATCATAGTGCTTCCCACGAACTCAAGCGTGCCCTCTGGTTTCACTCCCGCCGTGGGATACACGGTCCGCTCGGCAACAAACTCGCTCATATCCACCATAACAGATGCAAAGGGCTACTTTGATCTCAGCACATCCAGCGAAACAGCGGTTTCCCAGGATGGGGAAGGCGTGGTCGTCGAGGATCCCGCCACAGGCACTTCAACTTCGCCGATATGCTTCCCGATCATGAGAGATCCCATGGCTCTCTCGGAGCTTACCGATGTGAGAATCGTGCCCCCCTTCGACACGACGCAGAACTCCTGGTCCCTTATAGCAAGCGCCTACGAGATGTTCTTCCTGATCGGCAGATCAGGCGACACCTGGCACCCCGTTTCTGACAGCGTCACCTGGTCGGTGAGCGACGAGAACCTGGGCTCATTTGTCGAGAATTACGGCCTTTTCAAGTCCAGCACCGACCTCTCTACCACTACCACGGGAACGGTTAAGGCCACATGCTCCGACTCCACCTTCTCGCTCTCCCTCAAGGTGGTGGCCATCAGTGATCTGGGAAGCATAGAGGGCACCGTGAAAGATGAAAGCGGCAATGCAGTCCCATGGGTAATGGTGAGCGCGGTGCCGTCATCGACGGCGACAAGCACAGTGGACAAATCATCACGGTCGCAGCATTTCCACCAGTTCCCCTATTATTCACGGTTCATGGCAATGACGGACAAAGACGGCGCCTACACTATTTCATATGTTCCCCCCGATACCTACACGGTAAAGGTAAGCTCCTACTATGGGTCAGGCCTTGCCGAGGACACTGTCACCGTCGCGGCGGGCAAGAACCATAAGGACTTCACTGTCTCGAGCGTCTCCGCTTACATAACAGGTGTGGTGAATTACGATAAATACGCCTACAAGCCGGGAGACACAATGAAGGTACAGGTGGTGCTCTGGAACAAGGGAGGAAGCTCTGTCGATATCAATTACACCAAAGTGGACTTCGCCCTCAAGTACTGCGCAAGACCAGCCAAGACCTCAACGACCTCGACGACAGTTCCCGAACCGGTCACCGTGGCTGCCGCTTCTGACACCACCGGTGGAACGGCAACGGTGCCCAAATACGGCAAGACCCTCATTCCCACCAGCACGGTCTCCCTGGCAATTCCCTCAGACCAGGCAACGGACGGCTACTTCTACCTCGAGGGGACTGTCACTACGACACCTTCCATAAAGGTTGAGCCCTGGTACGTGAAGA